The Gossypium arboreum isolate Shixiya-1 chromosome 6, ASM2569848v2, whole genome shotgun sequence DNA window ATAGGGTCAATTCTTAgaaaaatttgttttaatttttattatttattttctaaaattatttttaaaatttcaacttATCGGAATAAAAACGAAatccttaaaatttcaaaatttaaaaattttgttgtATGTAAATGGTATTACAATTTACAAGAGATTTTTTAAAGTCATGTTTGAAATATACAAATTTAAGCTTTTACGAAATTGTTGTGAGGGATTGGATAACAATGTCTGCGGAGGATGTAATTTGTCGGAAGTCCATATTGAAGTTGATATAATTTGTCCAATCAAACAATATTATGTGTGAAACTAATTAATTATCCTCTTAATGACAGTAGCGCTTGGCACTTCATTTGTGGTCACCCTTAGAATTTAATGAAGGGATGGTACATTTAGTTTATGCGTGGCAAATTTTAGTTAAACCTTTAATTTATATAAACTTCCTTCATGTTTTTCATGGAATGAAAAATTTGTCGAGTCCAAAGTGGTAAATTTGCCTATAACTCCCttggaattttatgaaattagaaaTTGGTATAGTGATAAAAATTCTCTTCTACTCTCCCAAtaatttgtaatttatttatgTCACCTAAAACTATTTTTTTATCTTGGAGAAGTTAATTTGgttctttaaattttaagtttgaatAATTTCAAGTTTAGGTTATTTTGTTTTGGATTTAGTAATTGAATTTTTCACATCAggtcattttaatttatttattctagATATTTTGAGTTTATCTTATTTTTAGTTTGAATTATTTGAGTTCATGCCATTTTTAAAAAGGGTTAAAATTGTTGACTTTTGTATGATTTAAGccaaaattaagaaatataattacAACCAAATTgtgattttttaaaacaaaaattggaAAGCGCCGGAAATCAAATTCTTAACAATTCCCATAGAAGAAGGGTTGGAGTGGAGGGTTCCATGTGGGGAAGGGACCCTCTTGATTTGTTAAAGAGAAGTCATTTTCAACATGTAGGGGCatcatcatttaatttaacaaaaataattaaaacacactatttaaaattaaatatacgTTTCGAGCCACCGTTTCTTGGCTGCAAACAAGGTCGTAACTGGTGTTGGACCCAGAATGATGTAGTGTGAACTCATCTTTAATGGTGACCTAAGTGTTGGAAATCAACTTAACTACTACCAAACTATGCCCGATTTTGGAAGATGACACACCACAATTTTTGGGCCCCTACTAAAGATCTCTTTCTTTTCGAgtttgatttttaattaaatatgtatgtgttTGTTGTAAGATTAAAAGTTTCACAAGATGTTTGATGGTTTAGTAGGGCGGTTCATATCGCATATGATGAGAACAATTGTTAAATTTGAGAGATTGAAAGAACTTAGGTTTttgattatattttttttatctctCTTCTTTTGATGTTGAGGGTGTTTTTATAGAGGAAAGATGATCGGTTGTGAGTTCCACTCATTAAGTTCTCTCTTCTATGGatattgtaataaggttttgGTCAGCAATGTAGGATATTATTGGTATCTATATGAACGAGGTGTTTGTTGGATGTAATGGATTAATAGTGTCATCAAGGACCCTTCTTAATATATCTTATAAGGATTGTATGAGCTCAGTAACTATGACATGATGCTCAGACCATACTATGGCTCCAAATTTTGCTAAAAAAGCCATGTTGAGGTTGTGTGCCATCTTGTTGCCATGGTGGTTAAATGCTCTAAGGAGGGGTTCTAAGACTAACAATATTTTCTATATTATTATGTAAAGATTTGGTTAAATTAGTATCATCCATCAATCGAGTTTCAACTCAATTAGTGAAGATCTACTCATTTATAAAATAACAAACAGTACTATGATGAcattttttccattttatattttatgtaaacTATAGAAAATACACAAGATGAGATTTGAATGCAAGTGcgctatgttctttgttttaacTTCATCATTTCAATCAAAGTGTCATTTATTTTTTGCATTAACTTTttgaaatatatttgttatataattttcGGGTTAATATATATTGTGCTCTTTAAACTTGGCTACTTGTATCTAGATGatacctattttttttttttacataattgGTACTCAAACTTAGATTCCATCACACACTATGGTACGAGTTAGAATTTGATTACGTGATACAGATAACTAATCATGCGACGACATGTAACAAGCTCAAAACATGATATGAGACAAGcagtaataaaaaattttaaaaaataaatttataaaaaaagtataaaaaatattttgttggTAAAATTCTATATTTCCACAAATAAtgtaaattataataattttatttattttaaattttcttaaatTGATATCCTTTTCTTTCATTGAAAGCACTTTAAGCTTTATTCAGTATAATGGTTCGCTTCTCAATGCCTTGACTCCATCGCCATTTTTTCCAAAATAGTATTTGACATTCATTTACTATCGTTATCAAGGATGTTCATTGATCCTATTATCAATGCTTCGTAAAAGAATGTTCATATTTTTCTCcattaattcaaatattttaatattttttaaacttaTCGTAACTAAGCTAATAAACGAACATGAacatattttcaaaatataaataacaataataataaaccaACAAACAAGAGCAGAAGTCCAGTTACGTGGACGCTGGTTAAAATATAATTAGGACATAGCATTTATTCTTAAAATGGTGGATCGGACCCATTGAAGATATCAGAAGTTTGAGGCATCTCCATTTCTTCCAACCGGTGACCCCAATTAAACGCAGGCCTCAAGTTTTTTAAATACGAGTTGATATTATAAACACAGTTTACTTACCAAGAATCAATCATCAATggcaaaaaataaaaactaaaaaattataaTGTAATAAAAAATTATACAGCATGATCTGAGAGCACTGTAAACCCTAGATTGGCTACATCACAGCTTTCATACTTTTATATTATCAAATAgttgcatatatatacatatacatatatcctATATTCCTACCAATTGTTATAGGGACAAAGGGTGAAAAGGGTGATAAATGAACTGGGATAGAGTGATGATtgattgaggaagaagaaaaggggtTAAATGAATAGTGAAGAAGGGGTGAAAGTGGTAAAGAGATATTTTATGTTAGAACCTTAAATAATATATCATTAAAAGAAACaattataaattttagaaaaattactttTCATAAACAGTAAAAGTTGAAAAAGGAGAAGAAAAAGACGTTGAGTGGTTGTAGAGAAGAGAAGCCCCAATTGAGCCATCGGATATAGGATGGGGTGATGACCCATTTCTTATGTGGGTCATATCTCTCTCTCTCAGTGCTTATAAGTGTTGTATGAGTTATTGGGAAATGATGGGAGCCAAAAGAAAAAAAGGCTTTAGACCCTTTGTCTTTTTATCACGAAATAGCTAATACCATTATAGCAACTCTCTTTTAGGTCttcttcattcaataatattacCTCAATAACATTTCTCTTTGCAgagaataaaaaaagaaaaaaagaaaaaagaaaagagtaaGAAAAAACAGGTACTTAAATGGCTGAGCTACAACATTCAGAGACAGAGAGCAGCTCCAATTCAATCTCATCGCCGCCGCTATCACCATCTAACTCAACCCCTAACTCAACTACTACGACCCCAAACCATAAACCCGAAACTTTCACTTCAGGTTCTACTAAAAAACCCAAGAGAATGAGGGACTCGAGCAAGCGCACCGTTTACCGGGGTGTCCGAATGCGAAACTGGGGCAAATGGGTGTCCGAAATTCGGGAGCCACGTAAGAAATCCCGCATTTGGCTGGGCACTTTCCCTACCCCAGAAATGGCAGCTCGTGCGCATGATGTAGCCGCTTTGAGCATCAAAGGCAACTCCGCCATCCTCAACTTCCCCGAACTGGCCGACTCGTTACCTCGGCCCGTCTCTTTAGCACCACGTGACGTCCAAGCCGCGGCAGCCAAAGCTGCCCAAATGGACAAATTCGACTCcccatcatcttcttcttcttcttcttcgactTCTATGTCCacttcaacattatcatcttcgTCATCGGTTTCCTCTTTGGTTTCTCACATGGAGTTGTCTTCTGGGCCAGACGAGTTAAGCGAGATAGTGGAGTTGCCGAGCCTCGGGACTAGTTACGATTCAGTCGAGTCGAAGAACGAGTTTGTTTTCATGGACTCAGTGGATGGGTGGTTGTACCCTCCGCCATTGCTTCAAAATATGGAAGATTGTGGGTATGTTTGTGATCAATTAGTAGTGCCAGAAAGcattttacaaaatggttttGAACAAGGCTTGCTATGGGATTattagtttcttttttttttccttgtgTGTGTGTGGGGGTGTTTTTTTGGTTGTGATTTGTGACTGAGAGTGTgtatctttttctcttttctgGTTTTAAGCCTTTATGCTTTTTCTTTGAAGGGCTAAAcctcttttgcttttattttctATCTCTGTTCATGCTGATATCAATGGATGAATCCCTGTACAGTGTTGTTGCAAAACACAAATTTGAAACCCAGTTCAACAATGAAAAATTCCATGCCTTATTTTCATGTAATCTTCCTTTAGAACTACAATTTGCAGCttgcaaaaatagaaaaaaaaaagaaataataattaaaatggaAAATGAGAAACTGTCACTAAAAGAAAGCTCTGAGGTATTCTTCTTCCTCTCCTTAATGAATGATGAATGCTGGGAGAGATGGCTTTTGGCAGATGGTGAAATACAGTGAGGAGTGAAAGTGACAATTATCCCCATTAAGGATAACAATATCTATCTACCCTTTTTCTAGTTTTCAACTTTCCATAAATAATACTCCATAATTTTTAATCCCCATGTCTCTTTTCTATATTCTTATGTCTCTCTCGATTTAAAATAAGTTTTGCTTATAAAAATTGATAAGATTGTTTTTTTCAAAGTATTTGAAACAAGATGCAACGGATGTCAGGAATTTTCTTCTGTTAGcatattcttttgtttttaacaATTAATGGATATTAACAAAGGTTAATTACACTCAATATTTTTAAAACAGTCtaatttaaatattcaaaatatcataATTGTATCAATTACATGCTTACGAAAACCTGGCTATTTGATGTTAAATGGCAGCTTCAATCTgatacaaaatatttttaaaatacgcaaattaaattataaacacTGTTGTATCTATTACatcaataatttaaatttaatgtgGTAAAAAATAGTCCTCTTAAATATTATTTACgctttttaatatattaaatataaattatttatataataaagacaatatatttataatattatttgtatattttaaatatattctaCTTCATGTTGTAAGTGAATTTAACTTTTATACTAAAGAACCTAAAGTATAAAATTGGTTCACTAGAAACATAGACAAGCAGCTAGAGTTTCCTACATGCAAAAAGTCCACATCAAAAACAAAATCAAGCTGAGATCGTACAAAAAACAATTCATCTCTAACAACGCCTAACAAAGCTAATGAATCTGCAAATCCATAGTCTTCTCAAACAACATGTACTTTAAGGGATGaagttaaaaatttattttttgaggAGGTAGAAGTAAATTATAAATGTttgtaaatcaaaataaaatttaactgttatatttatttatattcttataatttttaaaaagactAAAACAATTCTATCACTTGGGGAGAGGTTAAGATCATTGCCAATCCCTCTAGCTTTGTCACCATGTACGTTAACAATAAACTATATCAACATCTGAATCTCATTAAAGACCTGTCATAGTTTCTATGGTCGAGAGTTCCTTTGATATCACCTTTGAAGT harbors:
- the LOC108485532 gene encoding dehydration-responsive element-binding protein 3-like, which codes for MAELQHSETESSSNSISSPPLSPSNSTPNSTTTTPNHKPETFTSGSTKKPKRMRDSSKRTVYRGVRMRNWGKWVSEIREPRKKSRIWLGTFPTPEMAARAHDVAALSIKGNSAILNFPELADSLPRPVSLAPRDVQAAAAKAAQMDKFDSPSSSSSSSSTSMSTSTLSSSSSVSSLVSHMELSSGPDELSEIVELPSLGTSYDSVESKNEFVFMDSVDGWLYPPPLLQNMEDCGYVCDQLVVPESILQNGFEQGLLWDY